One region of Chryseobacterium sp. SORGH_AS_0447 genomic DNA includes:
- a CDS encoding bifunctional UDP-N-acetylmuramoyl-tripeptide:D-alanyl-D-alanine ligase/alanine racemase: MDYSVNQIAEITDAKIVGNGSLVIRNIAFDSRIIYSTKNTAFIAINTAKNSGEKFIEAAIDRGINIIISEHQYPQFENITWIIVGNSVKFLQKLAKYHFENAHLKSIGITGSNGKTILKEWLYQCLWNEFSTVKSPKSFNSQIGLPLSLLQINLPHELGIFEVGISQPEEMETLESVFHPQIGLLTHIGTAHLANFSSEEELIDEKIKLFRNSEVIIYNGDNSIVDKKIKELYSGKKLIGYGFKENNEVRYKNNLQKNEDVVVQYFDEEISFPVHQRDEATLTNALALITVLKELDIPNQKIVEKINALKAVEMRLEAIEGVRGNIIINDSFNLDLDSLKTALQFLNEYNKPKKSLVLTDIVGVNFNSKELYEEVSELVNEQRFDSVFLIGDEISKFSELFKSKTFTFINTQELIDSKHLNELENQLILLKGARKFEIERIKDILELRKHDTVLEINLNSILHNINYHKSLLKPSTKMMAMVKANAYGLGSYEISEFLQHHHIDYLGVAFVDEGVELRKKGITIPIVVMNPEQHSYETVIAYNLEPEIYSFRVLELFYNAVQKSGYDKKYPIHIKLETGMHRLGFKEDELDQLSRTLSAMNVKVQSIFSHLSSSDMPGEKEFTLNQLKTFEKNSSYIIEKLGYKPIRHILNSSGITSYTDHQYDMVRIGIGMLGESPNSEIQKQLRPVVSFKTVISQISVVQSGESIGYSRRFKTDHQTKIATIPVGYADGIPRLIGNQVGSVGINKTLAPIVGSICMDMMMINVDHIPHVKEGDAVTVFNAKPTLKEFAAYCQTITYEVLTSISPRVKRIYVKD, from the coding sequence ATGGACTATAGTGTAAATCAAATCGCAGAAATCACCGATGCAAAAATTGTAGGGAATGGAAGTCTGGTAATCCGAAACATCGCTTTTGACAGCAGGATTATTTATTCTACCAAAAACACGGCTTTTATTGCTATTAATACGGCTAAGAATTCCGGCGAGAAATTTATTGAAGCAGCTATTGACAGAGGCATCAATATCATTATTTCCGAACACCAGTATCCGCAGTTTGAAAATATTACCTGGATTATCGTCGGGAACTCAGTGAAGTTTCTTCAGAAATTAGCCAAATATCATTTCGAAAACGCTCATTTAAAATCAATAGGGATTACGGGCAGCAATGGGAAAACCATTTTAAAAGAGTGGCTGTACCAATGTCTGTGGAATGAATTTTCTACCGTTAAAAGCCCCAAAAGTTTCAATTCGCAGATCGGTCTTCCGCTTTCACTTCTTCAGATAAATCTTCCGCATGAGCTGGGAATTTTTGAAGTCGGGATTTCCCAGCCGGAAGAAATGGAAACACTGGAATCTGTTTTCCATCCACAGATCGGTTTGCTTACCCATATCGGTACGGCCCACCTGGCCAACTTCAGCTCGGAAGAAGAACTGATTGACGAAAAAATCAAACTGTTCAGAAATTCTGAAGTGATTATTTATAACGGAGATAATTCTATAGTCGATAAAAAGATAAAAGAACTATATTCCGGAAAAAAACTGATTGGTTACGGTTTTAAAGAAAACAACGAGGTGCGCTATAAAAACAACCTTCAGAAAAATGAAGACGTTGTCGTACAATATTTCGATGAAGAGATTTCGTTTCCTGTCCATCAGAGAGACGAAGCGACATTAACCAATGCTCTGGCGCTGATCACGGTCTTAAAGGAGCTGGACATCCCAAATCAAAAGATCGTTGAAAAAATCAACGCTCTGAAAGCCGTTGAAATGAGGCTTGAAGCGATTGAAGGAGTCAGAGGCAATATCATTATTAACGATTCCTTTAATCTTGATCTTGATTCACTGAAAACCGCTCTGCAATTTCTTAACGAATACAACAAGCCGAAAAAATCTCTGGTGCTGACGGACATTGTAGGCGTGAATTTCAATTCAAAAGAACTGTATGAAGAAGTTTCTGAACTGGTGAACGAACAGCGGTTCGATTCTGTTTTTCTCATAGGAGATGAAATATCAAAATTCAGTGAATTATTTAAATCTAAAACTTTCACTTTCATTAATACCCAGGAACTCATTGACAGCAAACACCTTAATGAGCTGGAAAATCAGCTTATCTTATTAAAAGGAGCGAGAAAATTTGAAATTGAAAGAATAAAGGATATTCTTGAGCTTAGAAAACATGACACGGTGCTGGAAATCAACCTGAATTCGATTCTTCACAACATCAATTACCATAAATCTCTGCTGAAACCTTCTACCAAGATGATGGCAATGGTAAAAGCAAATGCTTACGGGTTGGGAAGTTACGAGATCTCCGAGTTTTTGCAGCATCACCACATTGATTATTTAGGGGTTGCTTTTGTAGATGAAGGCGTTGAGCTTCGTAAAAAAGGGATTACCATACCCATTGTTGTAATGAACCCGGAACAGCACAGCTATGAGACGGTAATTGCCTATAACCTGGAACCGGAAATTTATAGTTTCCGTGTACTGGAATTGTTCTATAATGCCGTTCAGAAATCCGGTTATGATAAAAAATATCCCATCCACATCAAACTGGAAACGGGAATGCACCGCCTTGGCTTTAAAGAAGATGAGCTCGACCAGCTGAGCCGGACTTTAAGTGCAATGAACGTTAAGGTTCAGAGTATTTTCAGCCATCTTTCGTCTTCTGATATGCCGGGAGAAAAAGAATTTACACTGAATCAGTTAAAAACGTTTGAAAAAAATTCATCGTATATTATAGAAAAGTTGGGCTACAAACCTATCCGCCATATCCTGAACTCTTCAGGAATTACTTCTTATACCGATCATCAATATGATATGGTAAGAATCGGAATCGGGATGCTGGGAGAATCACCAAATAGTGAAATACAAAAACAGCTGCGCCCTGTAGTGAGCTTCAAAACCGTGATCTCGCAGATATCCGTGGTGCAAAGCGGAGAATCAATTGGATACAGCCGCCGTTTCAAAACAGATCATCAGACAAAAATTGCTACCATCCCCGTCGGATATGCAGACGGGATTCCAAGACTGATCGGAAACCAGGTGGGAAGCGTAGGAATTAATAAAACCCTTGCCCCCATCGTCGGAAGCATCTGTATGGATATGATGATGATCAATGTAGACCATATTCCTCATGTAAAAGAAGGCGATGCCGTAACGGTATTCAATGCCAAGCCAACCTTAAAAGAATTCGCAGCCTACTGCCAAACAATAACCTATGAAGTTCTAACCTCCATTTCGCCCCGTGTGAAAAGGATTTATGTGAAAGATTAA
- a CDS encoding thymidine kinase: protein MFLENTINHSKQSGWMEVICGSMFSGKTEELIRRLRRAEMAGQNVEIFKPKLDTRYSDEDVVSHNQNKIRSTSVENPSEILLLASNCHVVGIDEAQFFDESIVYIANQLANSGIRVVIAGLDMDFLGRPFGPMPNLMATAEYVTKVHAICRRTGNLANYSMRTSEGKDLVELGETEAYEAVSRRVFVDEVLDKH, encoded by the coding sequence ATGTTTTTAGAAAATACAATTAATCATTCCAAACAAAGCGGTTGGATGGAAGTAATTTGTGGCTCAATGTTTTCCGGAAAAACCGAAGAGCTGATCAGGAGGCTGAGAAGGGCCGAAATGGCGGGGCAGAATGTGGAAATTTTTAAGCCGAAACTGGATACGAGATATTCGGACGAAGATGTTGTTTCCCACAATCAGAACAAGATCCGCAGCACCTCCGTAGAAAACCCTAGCGAAATACTGCTGCTGGCTTCCAACTGCCATGTCGTAGGGATCGATGAAGCCCAGTTTTTTGATGAAAGTATTGTATACATTGCCAACCAGCTTGCCAACAGCGGCATCCGGGTAGTGATTGCCGGCCTCGATATGGATTTCCTCGGAAGACCTTTCGGACCGATGCCCAACCTGATGGCTACTGCAGAATACGTGACGAAGGTTCACGCCATCTGCCGAAGGACTGGGAACCTTGCCAATTATTCCATGAGAACCTCCGAAGGAAAAGATCTTGTAGAACTCGGAGAAACAGAAGCTTACGAAGCAGTGAGCAGAAGGGTTTTTGTAGATGAAGTTTTAGACAAACACTGA
- a CDS encoding type II toxin-antitoxin system RelE/ParE family toxin — protein MRQKKDLQGRRMNIFWTNRAKSDLENLEDFLIENWGFKVVEDFYEILEKKIALLENENLIHQKYEGTDFHRLLVTKHNSIIYEITEHQINLLHMINNFRNPEHNYNLITKKS, from the coding sequence ATGAGGCAAAAGAAAGACTTGCAAGGAAGAAGAATGAATATCTTCTGGACAAATAGAGCCAAATCTGATTTAGAAAATCTCGAGGATTTTCTAATAGAAAACTGGGGTTTCAAGGTTGTCGAAGATTTTTATGAAATATTAGAAAAAAAGATTGCCCTACTTGAAAATGAAAATTTAATCCATCAAAAATATGAAGGGACAGACTTTCATAGATTACTGGTTACAAAACATAACTCTATTATTTATGAAATTACCGAACATCAGATCAATCTGCTTCATATGATCAATAATTTCCGAAATCCCGAGCATAATTATAATTTAATCACCAAAAAGAGTTGA